tacaatttgccaaagaacacatcaactggcctaaagagaaatggaggaacattttgtggactgatgagagtaaaattgttctttttgggtccaagggccacaggcagtttgtgagacgacccccaaactctgaattcaagccacagtacacagtgaagacagtgaagcatggaggtgcaagcatcatgatatgggcatgtttctcctactatggtgttgggcctatttatcgcataccaggaatcatggatcagtttgcatatgttaaaatacttgaagaggtcatgttgccctatgctgaagaggacatgcccttgaaatggttgtttcaacaagacaatgacccaaaacacactagtaaacgggcaaagtcttggttccaaaccaacaaaattaatgttatggagtggccagcccaatctccagaccttaatccaattgagaacttgtggggtgatatcaaaaatgctgtttctgaagcaaaaccaagaaatgtgaatgaattgtggaatgttgttaaagaatcatggagtggaataacagctgagaggtgccacaagttggttgactccatgccacacagatgtcaagcagttttaaaaaaactgtggtcatacaactaaatattagtttagtgattcacaggattgctaaatcccccccaaaaaaatgtttgtacaaaatagttttgagtttgtacagtcaaaggtagacactgctatttttttgaacacacccctttcaactaattgcccaattgcacagccttaagagcgtgcatatcatgaatgctgggtcttgtttgttttctgagaatctactgaacctactggtaacttgtttgccacgtagcaataaaaaatatactaaaaaccttgattattctggttagtcacattgtactgctattattttgaacaatactgtacatttaatccAGTGGGTCGGCGTCTTCCCTTCGTTAGTAAAGATAAAGATATCCCAGCACGATCAACAATCTCTTCCGTTGGTGGAGATATAAAACCACACGCGATCAACAAACAATCCCCGGTTTGTCTTAACATAAGACGGCGAACTCCATAGGTAAAAAGTAGAaacacaaaacaagtaaaaattatCTTTGACATAAATTTAAGACAAGCTAAAACGTGCCACACACAAATGTAGACATGCTGCCATCTTGGTTTTACTAAAGGAGGACTCActgtgttttgtgtgaacccttggtatttctaactgactcgatcctaatgatctgagtgctctgttagatTTATATTCAGTGAGTATCTCTGCAAAATATTTTGGCCCTAGGTCTTTGAGTGAtttatatatgagtaaaagtactttaaaatcaatcctaaatgtaactggaagccggtgtaaggacctgaggactggtgtgatatgctcagattttctggttctagtcagaatcctggcagcagtgttctggatgagctgcagctgtctaatggtctttttgggaaggccagtgaggagaccattacaatagtccaccctgctggtgataaaggaatgaacaagtttctccaagtcttggctggaaataaaacatctaattcttgcaatgttttttagatgatagtatgctgatttagttactgctttgacatgactactgaaactaaggtctgtctccagaatcacaccaagattcctgacttgatttgtAGTTGTTTGACCACTAGTCAAAGTATGCATTCAtactaaaaacttcatttttgtttccaaatgcaatgacttcagatTTTCCCTTGTTTAACTGAAAAAAGTTCTGGCACCTCCAACTACTAATTTAATCAATGCATTGTCAGAAGGAGTCAATGAGGCTGTAATCATTTGGAGATATAGGttaatctgggtatcatcagcatagctgtgataggcaatttggttctttctcattattttacttaGTGGAaacatatacaggctaaacaagagcggtgcaataATTTACCCTTGTGGAACtctgcatgtcatggacgtccacaaatgacttatgctggaacctcctggaaatgcgattgggctagttttggactagttttgagatgcaactgggcaggatttgttttgaaaacctggcaaccctgatctgaatgcacatgctggagatatacttctaattacaggagcatctttactgatgagatgcgagtgaaaatcgcattcgattttttgcacagccctatgtcaaacgcagcactgagatctagcaataccagcaccgatattttgcaaagtcagaatttaagcgaatatcatttattatcttaatgagtgctgtctctgtgctgtgatccggtcggaaaccagattgaaaagtttccaggtatccatttgagtttaagtatttgttcagctgattaaagacAACCTTTTCtctaattttgcctataaaaataagattagatattggtctaacattgctcaaaattgtgttatcaagattgctctttttcaggaggggctttacaactgcagtttttagggagtttggaaatgtcccagaaagaagtgaggcgttcaacacttctaaaagatctgcttctaaacagttaagcacacttttgaaaaaagatgtggcaAGTGTGttaagacaacaggttgatgattttagttgctgcactatgtcttccaaaagtttgctatcaattgcttcaaaagtagacatagtatctttttgatatagtggccgaatctgtctgacctctgcattgcttgaggatgtgctaatcgccttcctgatattgatttCTTTCTacctgtggctagtttcacattaaaaacaTGAAGGCTGTCCCCccagtcagattcccagtgaaatgctttcagacagcaaatgcaatttgtatttttttatttttttttattccttattgtgttttttttctgttgctgtcattattttgcactgcggagcttctgtcacaaaaacaaattcctcgtatgtgtgaacatacctggcaataaaactTATAACCTataaattctgattctgattcatagAAGCTATAGCGAATTTTAAGTTTCTTCTTCCACCATATCCGCTCGGCTTTTCTTCATTGTCTTTTCaaagtctgaactgctgttgatctgaaAACCTGAtgaactgatttctgtctgtttgttttgaaaCTGACTATTATTGGATGTGGACTATTATTAATGTAAGACATGATCATTTTACCAGACAGTGCATTATGGATATTAATTTATCGAGATACAGTACACTGTATGGTCAAAGGTCGTTTAAATATTTAGGTGCAAAAGAATGGAATATGCTGCCTTTAGATATAAAGGAATTAaagtatacataaaataaaaaaaatatgaaatactcTAAAATGTTGGACCTTTTGAGATGATGTCAGACTGACCCTAAGGCATGAGCCTAAACACACCCCTCCAACTGTCAGTGCCCCGTCAGCATTGACAGCGCGTGGaggaaataaatcaaacaaaccaAGCCCTCTGCTTTCctcattcagtattcagttttCCTAGGAAGTACGTCAAAATACAGAAGTAAAATTGGACTTCAACtaatttttaggttttttttttttaaataagggtgAAGAGACTATTTTTAGATAGGATGTCTTAAAATGTATAAGGAATTGTTGAtctgtttgttattttttggGAGTGAGCAGATTTTTGActattttcttctctcttttttaaaggaaggaccacaatggaaataagtTACTGTAACTTTATTGTGTTGTCCTTGACAAGAAGGTTGTAACAGTCTTAAAGAAATGTGTAATAGTTACATACTCAagatatttaattgaattgaacatTTAAGCACAGTTTTTGACCAAAACAATAGTCTGTGTGTAACCTCAGATGGAATCCTGCAGGCCAGATCAAAAAAGATTTCTTCAGATCGTATTCTACACCCATGCTGTGAACCATGTaatatattatcattaataataaaactgtCATAAAAGCAAATGTTGTTGTTGATCAACACAGCTTCCTAGAAATAAGTTTGTTTCAGTTTTCATGTACAACTTTATTGTAATCAACATTGAGGATTGGAGAATATTTGAGTTTGTAAATAAAGAAACATCAAAGCTGATCCGAAGAGAGTTTAGTTttccccatcatcatcatcatcatcatcatcatcatcatcatcatcatctctttTTTACAGCACATTGAGCTGCCGATAAAACAGTTAATTAACATCATAAAAATCACTTTCCAGTTCATTTGTAATATatgcattttcatttgaattcaaAATCAACATTCCTTTTCAGTTTTCCAGTGTTTGTATGAACACACTCACCTGGGGCAGCTTCCTTCCGCATCACTTCCTGTTCTGGCGGTTGAGTCCATTGCAGCTTCACGTCAGAAAACCCTCGTTCCACCAAAACAGACTGGAGCTGAAATGAGCAGATCTCTTAAAAGTGCTCTCAGTGAGCTCAGATATCTGTGTTTCCTGAGCTCTCTCACCTGTGACAGGAGCTGGACTCTCACCGCAGGATCAGACAGACTCCAACTGGACTTCAGtttcatcttcaggaaagttCTCTTCAGTAAAGGACCTGAAAGGGCACATGAGAGTGAACATACAGAGAATGAATGGAATTCGGTGTTATTGGAGGTTGTATTGTGATCCCCAAAAAtcttgaataaaaatacataatgcaaaacaataacaacaaaaagactattaaattcaattaaattcaattaaatacaaTAAGACATGGTTTAGTGACAAATACAAATGAGTTTCATGTAGTGAATCACTTAAAGCTGAGAGCATGCAACTGTTTTAGTTTCACATTTTCAACtaataaattgctttttttttttaaatgaagctgtTAATAGTTTCCCAAAACATTAAATCTGTTTGATCACACCTTCTCCATAGACCTCCACCTCACAGAGAGTAAGAAACCTTGAATCTCCAGGAATGATCAGATTCACGTATCGACCCTCCATATCGTTACAAATGTAGGTGGAGGAAACACCAGCTGGAATGCTAGAAATCACAGTGCATCTAAAGAGAatcaaagaaaacattatttagacTTCTAGTCTTTCTTTATGTGTGTTTTCAGGGATTTTTATGGATATTAAGCCACTGAAAGAGGATCTCACATGGGATTGTTGTTGCCGTTGTTCTCCAGAGAGTTTCCGATGCGAATCTCCGCTCCATTTATTCGTTCAGGACAGCAGTCTAGTCTGTTTGTGATTACGACTATACTTACTCTGTAAATATAACGCAGATCCACCCTCCACCATGGGTTAGTCTGAACATTGGTTGAGGAACATGCTGATGACGGTTGTGTGAATCCTGGATTGAAATCAATGGCCTGTTCACTGATCCAGCTGCCAAAGGTTGACGACTGTGTGACGTTTTTTCCTGTTGCCAAATTACCTGGAAGATGTCATAGTGTAAAGAAATGGTTTTAGTCGACATATTTTATACTCTAACTTTTATGAGGGGAGATTTTCTTTAATCAGGCATCTTAGACTGATTTAATGTCCTATACACCTGAAtggagaaatcctgaaaactatTAACCTGTAAAAGGTCATACTGATGAAGATCTTTTGAAGATACTCCTCTGGTGctgatacaggatggctgcctccgtgacgagctcaacaattgtttttgtgtttttgttagtttgtcctgacTTTAGTTATAATCTtgcaatcagtttcaccagggatgaactgctgaacgtTCGGCAGAACACATCACAAGAtatttttccggatttcaattattcagacattttactgaacgttgttatcagaggagcagcggcgctgatcaaacaTTTCAGGACGCGCAGATGGGGGGAGCAAgtgggagcgctcgtcagacttctgctctctcggacaaataaggatttctcacactctgctgctctgtgtttcatggAAACTTGGCTGAATGACGCCCTACCAGACAGCttgctccatctgccggactttcagctgttcagagtggACCGTGAAGCAGAATCAATGGGGAAATCGCGTGGCGGCGGGATTCTGTTTGTCACCGCctcgggagtttcactcgttcattctggtcagtgtttacattcctccacaAGCACACGTAAGcctggctttacagaaactcgctgatcagatcacagagacagaacaacaacacctggactctgttttaataattctcgggggctttaataaagccaatctctcacgtgaactgccaaaatataGAAAgaatgttacttgtcccacacgagacagtaatatattggatcaatgttacaccacaataaattCTGAtgaccttctggttcatcttttACCGACCTACAGGCATAAACtaaaaatcagctaaacctgcatcaaggactgtaaaaagatggactaaagaagcagagcaggatttacaatcttgttttgacctcactgattggagtgtttttgaagctgctgccaccgatctggatgaactcacagagaccgtaacatcatatatcagtttctgtgaggatatgtgtattcctacaaagactcaactaatttacaataatgataaaccatggttcactgcaaaactcagacagctccgtcaggccaaagaagatgcttacaggaagggggacaatgtcttagATAGACAggttaaatacacactggaaaaggagatcagagtgACAAAGAGGAAATATTCTGGAAAAAttaggactcagttcacttccaacaactcagcatcagtgtggaaaagtctgaaagagattactaactacaagacaccacccccagtactgtggagaatcaacgactggcagacgatctgaacgagttttactgcaggtttgaaagaacacccatcacttgccctgaacgcctctccacacaaccgtttacaccattaacagctcctgcaacccatcctgaacacctctccaatcaagcactctcaccattctcacctcctgcatcccccctctcccccacacctgcatttcagatcagcgaggatgcggtgcgccaggtcttccggaagcagaaaaggaaaaaagcaccaggcccagattgtgttacaccagcctgtctgaaatcctgtgctgaccagctggcccccatcttcacacagatcttcaacagatcgctggagctgtgcgaagtcccttcattcttcaaacgttccaccatcatccccatccctaagaaacccaaaattacaggactaaatgactacaggcctgtggctctaacgtctgtagtcatgaagtcatttgaaaaactggtgctggcccacatgaaggacatcactggacccttgctggatcctcttcagtttgcctacagagcaaacaggtctgtggacgatgcagtaaacattggactgcattatgttctgcaacacctagacagaccggggacttatgtgaggatcctgtttgtggacttcagctcggccttcaacacgatcatcccaaacctcctcctgcccaaactaaatcagttctccatgcccacctccatctgtcagtggatcaacagcttcctgacagacaggcagcagctagtgaggttgggaaaatacacatccagcacccctacaatcagcaccggagctccccagggctgtgtactctcaccactgctcttctccctgtacactaatgattgcacatctaaggacccctctgtcaagctcctgaagtttgcagacgacaccacactcatcggcctctaggggtggttaatctgtctgatttcccgattcgattcgattacgattattgaagtcccgattcgattacagtcgattttcgattattaacgattctcgattaacgattattgattttccatttcacaacagtaagtagtaaacaaactgtgtaaatcattactaataaatggtagaaacaaaccgaatgcatgtagcggttgggattttcagtttactacatgcagcaggcactctgattccatgtatggggcacatatatattattcatatgacacacaaacacaagtagacaagacctttttagttcaaaatctatgccccgtgtcacatcgcctctgcttctgctatgagcagcgcggccagatctgcctcgcgcacgcgccgagtgtgcacagctcggactactgtcagggtcattgcgactccccaccttgcctcctaactgtcctatgaatacttcgaccttgTTTAACATACCCactggcattagacaaagtcttcactacaatactgtcgccgcgattgcggagaggtgcggtcagaagacaaatatacatgtctagcgcggaaaaaatctcccgcctcgtccccgcgacactaacacgcctgctaatttcgcaatgaacactccgacccctgcaaacattgttcacacctctgacatttggcaaaggaccatttacattgggcaaaggattcaccgtttgtgcttggtgtactttcactttcaatatctccgtcatcttctgaatacagatattccccttcagaatcagtgtccgcgaatagaagtcccaacacttcattgcgggtttattgaagctttattgatgccattagataataataaaaataataatgataataataataataatctaatgccaatactcgctgacgttgacaacattggtcagataaaatggctcactctcacactagctccgctttttttttcgcactgattcaatgcgctctcgaagattttgttaaggagcattacgtttttttgagtcagagattaagtattacatgtctgctatctggtgcaggggaggtcgcgtgaaatttgacaccctatttgacaaaatcggccgttttattcagtgccgcatcttgtcgagtaaactcgaccatggcgccaagagggttagagctcctgccatgaaaaccaaaataaatccacccgcttgctttgagcccagatggagctgggtggttcggttggttgctcgctcctggtttttccattttacacacctgttCTGGCTGCTTGCTAACTGGAACTGGGCCCGTTCGTGACGTACAACTcccggtataattttttttacaaaataaaataatgcaaaaaaaaaaaaaaaaatcgatttttgaaaatgtaataatcgattcatactcgtccataacatactcgcgattaatcaataatcgatttttttcaccacccctatcggcctcattcaggacgagtctgcttacagacaggagtttaaagagctggctgtctggtgcactctcaacaacctggagcttaacaccctcaaaacagtggagatgatggtggacttcaggagaaacccccctgctctccccccactcaccatcatgaacagcactgtgactgcagtggagtcattcaggttcctgggcaccactatctctcaggacctgaagtgggaccttcacattgactccatcgtgaaaaaggcccagcagaggttgtacttccttcaccagctgaggaagtttaacctgccataggagctgctgaaacagttctactccaccatcatcgaatccatcctctgctcttcagtaactgtctggttcagctcagcttctaaatctgacctcagaagactacagagggtagtccggactgctgagcgaatcagcggtgcaaccctcccttctattcaagaactgtacttatccagtgtgagcaaaagggctgtcaaaatcactctggacccctcacatccagcacactccctctttgaactgttgccatctggtcgacgctacagagcactgagcaccagaacaaccagacacaggaccagtttcttccttCAGGCAATACATCTAATGAACAACTGATATCTAATGAACaactgataataactgtggaacacactacactttaaatttatatacacatacagttaTTTATCTATCACACATCCTtagtgtacacttaaattttgcacataatgtaCCTGTACATACATGACTGCTTTGTGTAATATAGCTGCATACAATtctcaatttgtatattgtcattccttgcctactttttgtattttttattattttattatgtgttttttgttctgtcgctgtcattctgttgtactgtagAGCTTCTATCATGAAAACatattccttgtatgtgtaaacatacctggcaataaagctcattctgattctgattctgaaaactcAAAAACTGCCTGCcacacatgcatttaaataacatttaaaattagcaaCAAAATCTGACATGAACTGACCCATAAATGTTGTGATATgctcaaataacattataaaagctTTTATTCCAAGCAGGTCCAGTCAATGTGAATGTGTATCCTGTCTCAGGAGTAACGACAGCTGCAGTGACGTGATGATGACTTTACCAGCTGGGACTGACTCATTTATTTGGAACTATATTAAAAACCACTTTAATGAAATAAGAATAtcttaaaggtcccattcttcatgaatcccatgttttaaactttagttagtgtataatgttgttgttagagtataaataatatatgtaaaattctACAGTTCAAAgctcaatgccaagcgagatattttatttaacagaattcgcctacaaaaaacgacccattTAGACTagatccctctagttcctgcagtaatgatgtcactaaaacttttttgactaacctctaccaacaggaatacacaaaaagggggagtggtcttgttgcactccaacggagaagaggaacggctgcgtttgtgtttgtcgccatgtcgtcaaaacgctgttattttttcatttcattttcatttccaaACACATTTGTTTGGGCTTCCTagggatgctgtacttagagatcaatggttaaaATTTATGTTTTACTCGGTTCACAAAATTATAATCTACATGTAAATCtatttgcagcacattttgctgaggacagcgagcttcctcaatctcaatcagtttattgccggattcgcacaaagattattctttaaagatggagcagttccctctttgtctggagaaggcgttatttatggaccacaaccggtaagtgtattttattatttaagttggtgcgtttaacagtttctgtaacttattacacaaagggcaatgctgtttagttTTGTTAACTAGATTTTAGGGCTATGCAacaaaatcgaatgcgatttttatgcgcatctcgtcagtaaaaacgctcctgtgattatagaGTAAGTACATCCAGCAcgtgcattcttttactgtctatggttcagatcatgattgccaggttttcaaaacaaatcctgcccacttgtttctcaaaactagcccaatcgcgtctccaggagggcagcatgctctaagctgctgtcaaatcaccactggcacaatcagaactcgttacgtgtttctgaaggagggactttatagaacaaggaagtcatcagcccgttttttatgacagtgaaaacagcggtatataGATAGGTGaaatgtgtgaaaaatactgtttttttacacgcgaaacatgaacacatgttatattgcacactctaagcacaatcaaagcttcaaaaaagcacgaaaaacggcACCTTTAAAAAGTCAAATTTGCATGGAAAGTGTTTAGACCAGATTGTTAATagctctgaatttttttttacctggaaaaATCACATAGACTCCAACTTCACAGAGAGTAAGAATCCTTGAAGTTCCAGGAATATTGACAAAAACATAACGTCCCTCCATTCCATGACACGAGTAGCTGTAAGTAGCTCCTGCTGGGATAGTAGAAACTACAGCACATCTGGAGAAAGACGAAAGAGTGATGATTAACTCTTTCTTTTATAACAgaataaatactttatataattcaatatttCGTCCAACTTATGTGCCATACATGatgatttgcattatttttattcattattagcagtattagtagtagtattttgcAGCTAagcaaatgtgaaattatttgtcattacaatgaagcattattattactattatttattataataaataaagtttttctacttttatcttcttcttttttttcttaaagtttagACTGTGTGACGGTTCAGAGAGAAATGGCGTGTCatcgcttccgtgtccaaacgctctatcacataccacaagaaaacaaaaaggtGCTAATTTATACTCACAATGTGATATAATTCTACCGTATTTCTAAtcctaacctttaactccatactgaAATCCCAGAGAGTCAGACAatgaaaatctaaatctaaataaatataaaaaattatttgagtttgggacgctgtgagcatggAGACTGTAGTGTGCAACGTAAGtttga
The Carassius auratus strain Wakin unplaced genomic scaffold, ASM336829v1 scaf_tig00033549, whole genome shotgun sequence DNA segment above includes these coding regions:
- the LOC113081267 gene encoding uncharacterized protein LOC113081267, with amino-acid sequence MNMSGFYKSLCFLLGFFSVQTKAEKEVNVATWGTAVQSTTYDQYWYVQYALDGLSNICSCTAWQTDPWWRLDLMKTYSVNRVTITNRGDCCESRINGAEIRVGNVSSNVSSNPVCAVVSTIPAGATYSYSCHGMEGRYVFVNIPGTSRILTLCEVGVYVIFPGNLATGKNVTQSSTFGSWISEQAIDFNPGFTQPSSACSSTNVQTNPWWRVDLRYIYRVSIVVITNRLDCCPERINGAEIRIGNSLENNGNNNPICTVISSIPAGVSSTYICNDMEGRYVNLIIPGDSRFLTLCEVEVYGEGPLLKRTFLKMKLKSSWSLSDPAVRVQLLSQLQSVLVERGFSDVKLQWTQPPEQEVMRKEAAPDFLSVRDAV